Proteins encoded in a region of the Solanum dulcamara chromosome 9, daSolDulc1.2, whole genome shotgun sequence genome:
- the LOC129904019 gene encoding extradiol ring-cleavage dioxygenase-like: MGICKTSYPINSPLYEEEFDSKLNIEIEEIGVLKMSCPASFPLKETFFISHGSPTLSIDESLPARHFLKGFRDKFMNHQKPNSILVISAHWETSEPTVNSIRGRHDTIHDFYGFPKSMYQLKYPAPGSPELAKKVKDALMASGFSTVHEDKKRGLDHGAWVPLMLMYPEADIPVCQLSVLPNRDGTYHYNMGKALASLKDEGVLIIGSGSATHNLRALGSSKNVASWALEFDNWLKDALLSGRHQDVNNYDMKAPHAKVAHPWPEHIYPLHVALGAAGEGVNGELIHHSWDLGALSYASYRFPSLNRSS; this comes from the exons ATGGGAATTTGTAAAACATCATACCCAATAAATAGCCCATTGTATGAAGAGGaatttgattcaaaattgaatatagaaattgaagaaattggaGTTTTGAAAATGTCTTGCCCTGCCTCTTTCCCTTTGAAGGAGACTTTCTTTATATCTCATGGATCACCCACTCTTTCCATTGATGAATCTTTGCCTGCGAGACATTTCTTGAAAGGTTTTAGAGATAAATTTATGAATCATCAGAAACCTAATTCAATTTTGGTGATTTCTGCTCATTGGGAGACTTCTGAACCAACTGTTAATTCAATCCGTGGCCGCCATGATACCATTCATGATTTCTATGGATTTCCTAAATCCATGTATCAG CTCAAGTACCCTGCACCAGGATCTCCAGAATTGGCAAAAAAGGTGAAGGACGCTCTCATGGCATCTGGATTCTCCACAGTGCATGAGGACAAAAAACGTGGTCTGGATCATGGTGCATGGGTCCCTCTCATGCTTATGTATCCAGAAGCGGACATTCCAGTCTGCCAACTTTCAGTGCTGCCCAATAGGGATGGTACTTATCATTACAACATGGGAAAAGCATTGGCTTCCCTCAAGGATGAAGGTGTCCTCATTATCGGTTCTGGATCTGCCACTCACAACTTAAGGGCTCTCGGTTCATCCAAGAATGTTGCTTCGTGGGCTTTAGAGTTTGATAATTGGCTTAAGGACGCCCTTCTCAGTGGAAG GCATCAAGATGTTAATAACTATGACATGAAGGCGCCGCATGCAAAAGTTGCACACCCATGGCCCGAGCACATCTATCCGTTACATGTAGCGCTAGGTGCTGCTGGTGAAGGCGTAAATGGAGAACTTATTCACCACAGCTGGGATCTAGGTGCACTTTCTTACGCTTCTTACAGGTTTCCTAGCCTAAATAGGTCTTCATAG